GTTTAGCAGGACCTGCTTTGCTCGTGGGGTCCTGCAAGGCAGGGACAGGTTCTCCTCTCACAGCCTGGCAGGAATcctgcctggcccagctcctgctgctccacgTTCCCTGTGGCCCCACCACCCCCTTCAGCACATGGGACACCAGGAGCAGGGGCTACCCCGGGGCATGCCCTTGTCAGGGGCTGTCCAAGGGACCCtacccagcccagagctcagggctccACTTCCTTGATCCTAAAGGAGTCCCTCCTACCTGCTCAACCCCCCTGTTCCTAACAAGCACTCGTACCTTGGCTGTGGTCTTCTCTGAGGGGACAGTGTCTTCTTCTCCTTTGTCCCTTCTGGGGATAAAGCAGCAGCCACTCCTGCCACAGCAGCCACCCTCTCCTTCCTTAGCCTTTCAAATGCTCCAGGAGAGAATGCAGCAGCCTTCTCCAGACCCCCCTTCTCTGCCAGGGATGGAAGCTGTTACATGAAGCAAAGGGAAGGCAGCTCAGACATTTTGGCAACAATAAGAGTCCCATCCTGCAGCCCATGACCCAAGGGACAGTTTGGATCCCTCCTCTGTCCCCTAGAGTTCTTGGCAGTGACCCTCTGCTTCCTGAAGAAGTCAGGACACCACAGAGGATCAGTTCAGTGAAAGATTCCTGGCAACACAGCGCAGAATGATGAAGTTGTTCCCAGGACTGAATGGAGGACCCAAAAGACATCCCAGCATGGGCAGATCCAAAGAGATCCTTCCAACAGCCTCccttgcagtgctgcaggacaCGATCCTACATCCATGTAACACACCTTGACACGTTTTCCCTGCCtggtgggagctgccagcccagctttgGCTGCTTCCATCTCCTCGGCGGCTCTGCCCTTCTTCACAGAGTTCTCAATTGGAGGCAGCAAACTGCAAAGATGCCAACAAGCGTTTTCTCTGAGAGAAACAGTGAGAACATCCTCTCTGGTGTTTTTCCAGGCCTCTCCAAAACATTGCTGCCCACTTCCCATGCCATGGGAAGGGCCAAGGCCTAGGGCATGTGCCCATATCTGCTCTCCATAAGTGCAGGCAGCATGGTCAAAGGTGACAGCTCCTCACACCTGTCCAGGAGCATGGAATTACCTAAAGTCAGACTCTCACCTCTCTCTCTGCACTCCACCAtcagcctttttcttttctcttcccgTCACTTTCACATCACGTATCCGACTTGGAGAAAGGCGTGGACGAAGAAGGAGGCGTTGGCTGGGAAGGtttcctgaagaagaaaaagaggaagctCCTCTCAACTGCATCTCCAGAATGCTTTGGACATGAGGGATGTCCCAgcctccctgtcccagcccagtCTCCTTCCCTGAGGGCTGTCCCACTGCTTCCTTGGGTCCCCATTCAGAAAAAGAGGGACCTGCTGGGACAAGAATTCCCTTTGGCATGGAGGATGTCAGTTCCTAGGAGGGAACGTACCCGGAGTTGTTTGGTGCTCGGTGTTGGTTTCGCATGTTGTGCCAGTGCCTTGTAGGTAAACACTTATAGGATGTGGCTGGGACTTCCCATCTGCCTGCACAAAGCTGCAAAGAAGGTGGTGACAAGTCTGAATAAGGGCAGTGGAGTCCATGGCAGCCTCTGGGAAGAAGCTGTTCCCAGGTTACcacttttccaaaggaaacATAACACTGGAGCACGGGCAGAAGAGTCTCCCTCCACAGGGCTCCTCTCAGGCAGGTCTGGGATCCCAGAGGTGCTttccagaaaaaacaaacccgCAGTGACTGAGAACATCCCAGGCTCTGGGGCCTGTTGGTTCCCAGTCCTTCTCAAAAGACAAGGAAGGAGCTGGTGAAGCTGTCTGCTCCATGGTCCCCAGCCGTGCCTCCAGTGGTCTTTCCCACTGAGGTGGGAAGGTAAAGCAGTCCCTCTTCCCAGGGCATCCACCTGAAGACGCTCCCCAAAGAAGCCAGAATGGCCATGGCCCTTGCACCATTTcaattccacctccaaaatgaaATACATCCAAGGATTCCTCCCACGTGGGAGGAGCCAGGACCAAAAGGTGTTGCTGAGTATCACCCCGCCATGCACAGAAACAATTGCACTCACTGCGGCAGCACAAAGACACCTCCAGGAGGAAACTGGGAAATGTCCTTTTCCGTGTGGGTGACGAATAACGGCTTCAGATTTGGTGACTGCAACAGGGACAGACATGGCAGGGTCCACAGGGAATTTACCTGCTGTTCACAAGGCACAAACCCCCTCTTCCTCTCCTAGCCCCAGCTGCCTCCCCTCaactcccagccccagctctctctcCACCACCCTGTGCCCCTGCACTGTCCCAAATCCATGAATATCCATCCCCACCACCTCAGCGTTTTGGGACAACAAGGCCAGCAGCTTCTCCAAGGAGCCAAAGCCCAGGGCTAattccctgggagcagcatGGCAGGCTCAGCTTCAGGACCATGGAAAGCCACCCAAGGGCACggctgtgtccccaggagtTTGAGGGCACGTGAAATACGTGCCAGACTCACCTGGAGCAAACTGTCTGCCACGCTCTGTGACTGAGCCACCTCTCGGACCAAGCCTTCAAAGAACCTCATGGCCACGCGTTTTCCCCGGCAGACCAGGACGCCGATGTCCTTGAACACAAAGTCCAAGTTCTGGCCACTGGACAAGGCCCACTCACAGATCTTCAGCGTGGCCTTGACGCACGTAATGATGGTGGCTTTGGACTTGTGCAGGCGCAAGGCCACCTCAGCACAGACCAACTCGTCCGCTTTGGAGAGCCCTGTGGAGAAACCACCCAACACAAAGTCACTCACTCAGCCCTTCTGTGGCCCCTTGAGagccccccaacccctcccaccACAGTGACTCTTCACCCAGCAGCAAATGTCCTGCTTCTGTGCCATGAGCCCCAGTCCCTGCACTGCCAGCTCAGCCACCACGCTCCAGCTCCACAGGACCTCTcaggtgctgcaggtgccagctGGAATGCTGGTTCCTGCCTTCCCAAGGTGGTGGGGACCATCAGTCCCTTCAGTGCCAGGAGATTCTCAGAAGCacctccaggagcagccagcactCCGTGGGCACCCAGAGAGCCCTGGAGGGACCCATCCATGTCCGAAGGGAGCACAGGGCTGAAGGGCTCATCTTACCAGACACGGGGCTTTTCCCATGGAGGAGCTTCTCCCCCATCAGAAATGGCTTGTTCAGATTAAACTCCAGACTGTCCGCCATGAAACCTTCCCCTTCTCCGTGCCAGATGGGTCTTTTCATGATGTGGAGGGTTCCCAGGCCCATCAGCCCAACTCTCTGGAAGCAAAAGCAGGCAATCAGAGGGCAAACAGGAGGGAAGGCAAAGGGTGATCTGTGGCCtttccatccctgcagctccaaGGCCTGAGATGGAGTCCCCACAAAAGCTTTGGAGAAGAGCCTTTCACTCCAAATGGTTCCTCACTCCCTCCTCTCCAG
This genomic stretch from Taeniopygia guttata chromosome 21, bTaeGut7.mat, whole genome shotgun sequence harbors:
- the LOC105758748 gene encoding uncharacterized protein isoform X2, producing MDSRRERSQAGGAAAMTKLFSSFLLTLSPDLVYFNKDEITKVWDSVSECYHQDLLLKKRVGLMGLGTLHIMKRPIWHGEGEGFMADSLEFNLNKPFLMGEKLLHGKSPVSGLSKADELVCAEVALRLHKSKATIITCVKATLKICEWALSSGQNLDFVFKDIGVLVCRGKRVAMRFFEGLVREVAQSQSVADSLLQSPNLKPLFVTHTEKDISQFPPGGVFVLPHFVQADGKSQPHPISVYLQGTGTTCETNTEHQTTPGNLPSQRLLLRPRLSPSRIRDVKVTGREKKKADGGVQRESLLPPIENSVKKGRAAEEMEAAKAGLAAPTRQGKRVKLPSLAEKGGLEKAAAFSPGAFERLRKERVAAVAGVAAALSPEGTKEKKTLSPQRRPQPRTPRAKQVLLNLQPYRIAREQCMKALQMNQLRKWSNDDPLTSGSNLSLVKKLEVHEETATELGHGDNHMAPWKKE
- the LOC105758748 gene encoding uncharacterized protein isoform X1, translated to MDSRRERSQAGGAAAMTKLFSSFLLTLSPDLVYFNKDEITKVWDSVSECYHQDLLLKKRVGLMGLGTLHIMKRPIWHGEGEGFMADSLEFNLNKPFLMGEKLLHGKSPVSGLSKADELVCAEVALRLHKSKATIITCVKATLKICEWALSSGQNLDFVFKDIGVLVCRGKRVAMRFFEGLVREVAQSQSVADSLLQSPNLKPLFVTHTEKDISQFPPGGVFVLPHFVQADGKSQPHPISVYLQGTGTTCETNTEHQTTPGNLPSQRLLLRPRLSPSRIRDVKVTGREKKKADGGVQRESLLPPIENSVKKGRAAEEMEAAKAGLAAPTRQGKRVKLPSLAEKGGLEKAAAFSPGAFERLRKERVAAVAGVAAALSPEGTKEKKTLSPQRRPQPRTPRAKQVLLNLQPYRIAREQCMKALQMNQLRKWSNDDPLTLGDSLRQDEAGGRQASGSNLSLVKKLEVHEETATELGHGDNHMAPWKKE